The Leptospirales bacterium genome has a window encoding:
- a CDS encoding VOC family protein, whose translation MKIQHPLFRNVPGLIWRRAAMLAGLAIVVLHCAAAGAARPDSVGPVTISVSNLERSIDFYTKVLDFRLLAKEQQSGATLDRLQGRSGVSRQVARLQLGTEIIELAAYQTPRGRPYPESRSNDRWFQHLAIVVRDMDQAYLRLQAAHVQAASAGGPQTLPLSNPAAAGIRAFYFRDPDNHYLEIIYFPAGKGDPRWQEPGPLFAGIDHTAIVVSDSERSAAFYTGVLGLNRAGGSENIGPEQERLNNVVGAHLRISTYRSPSGPGIEFLQYLEPRDGRPTPADLTPSDLASWQTIVQLEGDPEKIFGAIQAAGGKVLSAGLVQDSASPSNSELLVQDPDGHGLLLHIKRR comes from the coding sequence ATGAAAATCCAGCATCCGCTATTTCGAAACGTCCCTGGTCTGATCTGGCGTCGGGCAGCGATGCTGGCCGGGCTGGCCATTGTTGTGCTGCACTGCGCTGCAGCGGGCGCGGCGCGACCGGATTCCGTTGGACCCGTAACAATCAGCGTTTCCAATCTGGAGCGCTCCATAGACTTTTACACCAAAGTCCTCGACTTTCGTCTGCTCGCTAAAGAGCAGCAATCGGGCGCGACGCTGGACCGACTGCAAGGGCGCAGCGGCGTCAGCAGACAGGTGGCGCGGCTGCAATTGGGAACGGAGATCATCGAGCTGGCCGCCTACCAGACGCCGCGCGGCCGGCCCTATCCGGAGAGTCGCTCCAACGATCGCTGGTTTCAGCACCTGGCAATTGTGGTGCGCGATATGGATCAAGCCTACCTGCGATTGCAGGCGGCTCATGTGCAGGCGGCCTCCGCCGGCGGACCGCAGACCCTGCCCCTGAGCAATCCGGCGGCGGCAGGCATTCGGGCCTTTTACTTTAGAGATCCTGATAATCACTATTTAGAAATTATCTACTTCCCTGCCGGCAAGGGAGATCCTCGCTGGCAGGAGCCTGGACCGCTCTTTGCCGGCATTGACCACACGGCAATTGTTGTGAGCGATAGCGAACGCAGCGCTGCTTTCTATACCGGCGTGCTCGGACTCAATCGAGCCGGCGGCAGCGAGAATATTGGACCGGAGCAGGAGCGATTGAACAACGTCGTCGGCGCGCACTTGCGCATCTCCACTTACCGATCGCCTTCCGGCCCGGGCATTGAATTCCTGCAATATCTCGAACCGCGCGACGGACGGCCGACGCCTGCCGATCTGACGCCGTCCGATCTGGCCAGCTGGCAGACCATTGTGCAGCTGGAAGGCGATCCGGAAAAGATTTTTGGCGCCATCCAGGCGGCCGGAGGCAAAGTGCTGAGCGCCGGTCTTGTCCAGGACTCAGCCTCGCCGTCCAATTCAGAATTGCTGGTACAGGATCCCGATGGTCACGGCCTATTACTGCACATCAAACGGCGCTGA
- a CDS encoding GMC family oxidoreductase — protein sequence MAEQNYDVIIIGTGAGGGTLAHKLATQAPHLKILILERGDWLPREQENWDTISVFQKERYHTTETWLDSEGKEFHPGTGYWVGGNTKVYGAALLRLRERDFEEVRHAGGISPAWPVRYSELEPYYREAEILYRVHGKQGDDPTEPPRSSDFPFPAVSHEPRIAEMRDELQRRGLKPFHVPLGVHLNEANPLESECIRCGTCDGFPCLVNAKSDSDISCIRPVHTLPNVDLIVRAKVQRLVTGASGRSVEEVQAEVDGQMRSFKGGIVVAACGAINSAALLLRSHSDRHPQGLANGSGQVGRNFMKHVNGAILGISDRRNPTVFQKTMAINDFYWGEPDFEFPMGHIQLLGKANKDMLRGDAPKFAPGRVLEEMATHSIDWWLTSEDLPDANNRVRINQDKVILDYHDNNTQGYDRLMARWTKLLREVEKTDHIVPHSLYLRKKIPLAGVAHQVGTARMGKDAASSVLDANCKAHELDNLYVVDGAFFPSSGAVNPSLTIMAMALRVAEHLQQRIKGG from the coding sequence ATGGCAGAACAAAACTACGATGTCATTATCATCGGCACCGGCGCCGGCGGCGGGACGCTGGCGCACAAACTGGCCACGCAGGCGCCGCATCTAAAGATCCTGATTCTGGAACGCGGCGATTGGCTGCCGCGCGAACAGGAAAACTGGGATACGATTTCCGTCTTTCAAAAGGAACGCTACCATACCACGGAAACCTGGCTGGATTCAGAGGGCAAAGAATTTCATCCAGGCACCGGCTACTGGGTAGGCGGAAACACAAAGGTCTACGGCGCAGCGCTGCTGCGTTTGCGTGAGCGCGACTTCGAAGAGGTGCGTCACGCTGGCGGCATCTCGCCGGCCTGGCCGGTGCGCTATTCGGAACTGGAGCCTTACTATCGCGAGGCGGAGATTCTGTATCGCGTGCACGGCAAACAGGGCGACGATCCAACCGAACCGCCGCGCAGCAGCGACTTTCCCTTTCCCGCCGTTTCGCACGAGCCGCGTATTGCCGAGATGCGCGACGAATTGCAACGTCGCGGACTGAAGCCCTTTCACGTGCCGCTTGGCGTACACCTCAATGAGGCCAATCCTCTGGAAAGCGAATGCATTCGCTGCGGCACCTGCGACGGCTTTCCCTGTCTGGTCAATGCCAAGTCGGATTCCGATATCAGCTGCATTCGACCGGTGCACACACTGCCCAACGTCGACTTGATCGTTCGGGCAAAGGTGCAACGGCTTGTAACCGGCGCCTCAGGCCGCAGCGTTGAAGAGGTCCAGGCTGAGGTCGATGGTCAGATGCGCAGCTTCAAGGGCGGCATTGTGGTAGCGGCCTGCGGTGCAATCAACAGCGCAGCGCTGCTGCTGCGCAGCCATAGCGATCGACACCCACAGGGTCTGGCCAATGGCTCCGGCCAGGTCGGCCGCAACTTCATGAAGCACGTCAACGGCGCCATCCTCGGCATCTCCGATCGCCGCAACCCGACGGTGTTTCAAAAGACCATGGCCATCAACGATTTCTACTGGGGCGAGCCGGACTTCGAATTCCCGATGGGCCACATCCAGTTGCTGGGCAAGGCCAATAAGGACATGCTGCGCGGCGACGCGCCCAAGTTTGCGCCAGGTCGCGTGCTGGAAGAAATGGCCACGCACTCCATTGACTGGTGGCTGACCTCCGAGGACCTGCCGGACGCCAACAATCGTGTGCGCATCAATCAAGACAAAGTGATCCTGGACTACCACGACAACAACACCCAGGGCTACGATCGCTTGATGGCGCGCTGGACCAAATTGCTGCGCGAAGTTGAGAAGACCGATCATATTGTGCCGCACTCGCTTTATCTGCGTAAGAAGATTCCGCTGGCGGGCGTCGCCCACCAGGTGGGAACGGCGCGAATGGGCAAAGACGCGGCCAGCTCCGTGCTCGATGCCAACTGCAAGGCCCACGAACTGGACAACCTCTATGTAGTCGATGGCGCCTTTTTCCCTTCCAGCGGGGCCGTGAATCCTTCGCTGACCATCATGGCCATGGCGCTGCGCGTCGCGGAACATTTGCAGCAACGTATCAAGGGCGGATAA